caatttttgaaaaacccaCTATCAAAGTCCTAATGATACATTTCTtgcaatttgattaaaattaaactatgaaaataaatgcgctttaaaaaagtttaaaatataGAGTCTTCTTTTTCTAAGACACAGATAGGATACCTTTGGTTTGCCAAATAAACCtggtttctttatttgatttcacaCCACATTTAAATAGTCATTATCACAAAAATGACTACTtcacttaatatatataaatgaatataataattatatcatttattttataattatcccACAATACTAGTGTTACAGTCTCAAATAATTCTtgaataaattattgtttttttttttattttgttaaaaccttattatttttatggaaattgttaTGTTTCGTTtgtattttgggaaaaatgtaaaattgcTCCTTatgattggcctaaattataaatcactccatgtggtataaaaaataatttataggtccttatggtaggccaaaataatagtttactcatttaaatcaattttcattctctaaatacaaatgtcagtttaataaaaagagtaacCCAATTTTTCCaacttaatttgaaggaaaactttgtcataatttattaacttgaatgttgtttttatttatttttcaatggttagaaAATATGACTATTAAATTCTCGCAAAAGGGTTACCCAAATCAtgttgagaaaaatgaaaataagataagGTTATGCATAGactaaaattttggggatagaagaaattcaattaatttactGAAGCAATATGACTTGGAGTGGGGtatgatgtgtaatcttagttgATGTCTTacaatgatgtgaaaaatcatagttgttattttttaaagtaaaaaattaataataacatttgtcgcgtttttattggatatggtgGACAAAATAACggattctgttaagttacttaatgaaaattgattttaatgagtaaactgttattttatcCTACCATGAAGACCtataaatgattatttataCACAGagagttatttgtaatttaagccaactataTAGacctataaataattttttataccataagaagtaatttataatttaggtcaaTCACAAGTACCAATTTTACATATatggcttttattttttattttaacgaAAGCAGCcgtcaattttcttttatagcGAACAGGAAACTGCCGCTTTGCCAAAACTTCAGGTACCAAAGATGCAGTGCGCCCGAATTTCCCGCGTTTCGCCCACGTGGCAGAGTATGTGGCAATTGACAGTAACTGAGAGAAAACTGACGGGGAGGTTGAGGATACCAAATTCTTCTGCCGTTAATACGCAGGAAAAAAGTTTCTGCCGTTAAGCGTCGAAGCCTTTCATCTCTCTTTCCTCTGCAAACCCTAATTCACGTCagttctctatttctctctgtttcttttttatttttttgaaatcctcTCTCTGTTGTGTATATATCATGGTTGTTTTGCTGCGGTCAGCAATGTTTGATTCGTGAATGTAATTTGTAAGAAATGGCAATTACGTGATGAATTTGGAATTATGGTTGAAGGTATTagtttatgttattattatttttttttttcattttctatttttatttgtttggctaAGAGAGTTGAAGGAGGCTCAAATAATTGGGGAAGTCTTTCTTGCAGCAAATTTCTGACCTTAAATGGTTTAAGGGTTTGCATTTTCGGGAGCATTTGTCGAGAATGgtgcaatattttttatttttttgtaggttgGTCGCTTTAGTTTGCCATTATTAACATGAATTTTACACccaattttttgcattgttaCAATAATTAAATCAGAAGCATGTAAGGAGTAAGAATCCTAGATGAAGCTACTTCACTGTGTTCTTCCAGCTAGACATGCTTTATGCACATGGGAGGAACTTCGTGCAAAAAGTTATGGGTTCGTTTGAAATGTTTTCTGTtgttttcaatcttttttttttttttttttttaatttatttattattattattattattatttttttttttgcattcatGCCTTTCTAATTCTACAGACATATTTTAGTGCCTGGAGTTTAAAATAGTTAtgaaaaactataattttactcttttttgtATGCTGGTGATAAGTGTCACAAAATCTTTTATTAATCATTGGCATCCAGACTTCCAGAGTGTTCATTCATCCATTTCTTTTGGTTTGCACTTACTTGAATTCGAATATGTTTACATCTTTTCCCCAAATTTTTCCTATGTCAATAACAATATCATCCGTGTCCATGTCATATTTTTCAGCCTCTGTTTCATGGTGTTGAAATATTGTTGCATCAGCTGGTCATTGAGTAATTCTTGTCAACTGCACTGCTGCATTTGGCCTTTCTAGCTGAGAGCAGATAACCAACTAAAGCAACTTTTGGCATACatatttttccccttttcttaTGATTCATCTATTCTCCAGTCCTTTAATCGTTTTCTGGTGAGTGGAATGTCAATTTATTTGGCTACCTTAATATCTTGCATCAGTCTTAGtgaattatgttttattttttacatgataGATGATAATTGCTTTTTGTCTATGACTGATGCCAATTTTCACCCAATTTGCAATGGTCTGCACAGGATCCATTCAGACTCAGGCAGCTGGCATACTGAAAGGATTTCATGGCAGGCAGTGGCCTGCCGTCTTTGGGTCGTGTGAAGCTCACTGATCTAGTACCCTCTGAAGGGCTTGCTTCTGATTCTTATAAATTATCAGTCTCGACTTTGTCACAGTCACTAGCTCAATATTCTGCTGCCATCATCCAGTTTCCTGCAAGTGATGGGGCTCTTTTAAGATCTGGATTGGATTCTGCTCGCCTATACTATCACCAAAGAGCATCATGCCCAGCTACGGATATGATGCATACCAATGACTCTCGTGAGTGGTGCAAGACGTCCGGATATTATGCAGATCCTCAGCTGTGGCTAGAAACTTATGATTACAGGCCAGGCCTGACTCCTAATGAGCCCAACAGTGTAATGGAGTTCCCTCCAGCTGGTTTGCCAGACATATTTGCTCTGCTTGGAAAGGCAGCTCGGGACATTCTGGATGCCATCAGCTTCTATTTGAACTTGCGCAGCTCTCCATTTACTGAGATACTAGATAATGTTCCCCTGAGAGATCGGGAAATTTCATCTTCGGTATTGTCTGTTTGCTGTCATGCGAGGACATCATTTCAGGGAGCACAACACCATAATTTAGCAACCCAAGAGGATGGCCAGTTGGTTATGTATCCTGACCACGATCACCAAGTTGATAAAAGCTTGATATCTCTTGTTAAGTCAGATAAGGCAGGTTTACATATAAGAGATATTCATGGCCGATGGATGGTAGTGGATGAAGATCTTGGTCCTCAAGAAGCCATTGTTTATCCTGGGCTTGCACTGTATCAGGCAACAGCAGGGTATGTCAACCCTGCGTTGCACAGAACAGAGATTAATAGTCCCCAGGGAAACATGTATGGACGATGT
This genomic interval from Corylus avellana chromosome ca3, CavTom2PMs-1.0 contains the following:
- the LOC132174865 gene encoding uncharacterized protein LOC132174865 isoform X3 encodes the protein MAGSGLPSLGRVKLTDLVPSEGLASDSYKLSVSTLSQSLAQYSAAIIQFPASDGALLRSGLDSARLYYHQRASCPATDMMHTNDSREWCKTSGYYADPQLWLETYDYRPGLTPNEPNSVMEFPPAGLPDIFALLGKAARDILDAISFYLNLRSSPFTEILDNVPLRDREISSSVLSVCCHARTSFQGAQHHNLATQEDGQLVMYPDHDHQVDKSLISLVKSDKAGLHIRDIHGRWMVVDEDLGPQEAIVYPGLALYQATAGYVNPALHRTEINSPQGNMYGRCSLAFKLMPRSMTSLSCSQMRAAGHGVEAQFQLAVSVDDFMQRSHPTDQLFNRQNIQCFNFPTAQDGSMKPLMRRRKNDSRSKPLPPSKRLRLEAQRVLKERVQDIADKKGIKLRFCNLKECESHVHTLDSPCANIRMEIGWPPGVPFVHPHDLPNKAKIGFLEAYEPGWTATHDMENQCP
- the LOC132174865 gene encoding uncharacterized protein LOC132174865 isoform X1 — its product is MAGSGLPSLGRVKLTDLVPSEGLASDSYKLSVSTLSQSLAQYSAAIIQFPASDGALLRSGLDSARLYYHQRASCPATDMMHTNDSREWCKTSGYYADPQLWLETYDYRPGLTPNEPNSVMEFPPAGLPDIFALLGKAARDILDAISFYLNLRSSPFTEILDNVPLRDREISSSVLSVCCHARTSFQGAQHHNLATQEDGQLVMYPDHDHQVDKSLISLVKSDKAGLHIRDIHGRWMVVDEDLGPQEAIVYPGLALYQATAGYVNPALHRTEINSPQGNMYGRCSLAFKLMPRSMTSLSCSQMRAAGHGVEAQFQLAVSVDDFMQRSHPTDQLFNRQNIQCFNFPTAQDGSMKPLMRRRKNDSRSKPLPPSKRLRLEAQRVLKERVQDIADKKGIKLRFCNLKECESHVHTLDSPCANIRMEIGWPPGVPFVHPHDLPNKAKIGFLEAYEPGWTATHDMELSLTEPGQASQRSANCN